One stretch of Paenibacillus sp. FSL R5-0341 DNA includes these proteins:
- a CDS encoding ABC transporter substrate-binding protein: MMNSTIKKHLFIWGACFLLLSVLAACSRSESTSSQEPVKTNEQTTKSYTTQTGEVTEIPTQPQRVIYLGSTLGDLLAMDLPVVGANLVHASESYIVDRLEGIEDVGNPGDLEAITALQPDLILNGYNQDADRNAAFSKIAPTIPFNSALPFTERVRELGNIFGKQDEAEQWISRFDTKAEAMWDKLNVAEGETATIFLQLGKQLYVMGNRSLGVVLYQEHGFAIPPAIQQNIIDKDQTFVQLSEELMPDYAGDHLFVLTLDNDESRAESERLLQSTLWKTLPAVQQGHVYTASAEWNTDNLLALEQLLDELPKWMNQQ; this comes from the coding sequence ATGATGAACAGTACAATTAAGAAACACCTATTCATATGGGGAGCATGCTTCCTTCTTCTATCCGTCCTTGCAGCATGCAGCCGTTCGGAGAGCACCTCTTCGCAAGAACCTGTGAAGACCAACGAGCAAACGACAAAAAGCTATACAACCCAAACAGGCGAAGTAACTGAAATACCAACTCAACCACAACGAGTGATCTATCTTGGTTCAACCCTTGGAGATCTCCTGGCAATGGATCTCCCGGTCGTAGGAGCAAATCTGGTCCATGCTTCTGAAAGCTATATTGTAGACCGATTAGAAGGTATTGAGGATGTCGGGAACCCTGGTGATTTGGAGGCAATTACGGCCTTGCAGCCTGACTTGATTTTGAATGGTTATAACCAAGATGCTGACCGAAACGCTGCTTTTTCGAAGATTGCGCCTACCATTCCGTTCAACTCGGCCTTACCTTTTACAGAACGCGTACGCGAGCTAGGTAACATTTTTGGCAAACAGGATGAGGCAGAGCAATGGATAAGCAGATTTGATACAAAAGCGGAAGCGATGTGGGACAAGCTGAATGTGGCTGAGGGCGAGACAGCGACCATCTTCTTGCAGTTAGGTAAACAGCTCTATGTGATGGGCAATCGTTCCTTGGGTGTAGTCTTGTATCAAGAGCACGGATTTGCAATTCCGCCAGCAATTCAGCAAAATATTATCGACAAGGACCAAACATTTGTCCAACTTTCGGAAGAACTAATGCCGGACTATGCAGGAGATCATCTCTTTGTCCTAACGCTCGATAATGACGAAAGCCGAGCTGAATCTGAACGCTTATTACAAAGCACTTTGTGGAAAACGTTGCCGGCCGTTCAGCAAGGACACGTCTACACAGCATCAGCCGAATGGAATACCGACAACCTGCTGGCACTGGAGCAATTGCTTGATGAATTGCCAAAATGGATGAATCAACAATAA
- a CDS encoding acetoacetate decarboxylase, with protein sequence MKIDVNNIAKNLNTPLTAPAYPMPPYKFVNREYLNIIYRTDEKALRAAVPEPLEITEPLVKFEVMWMPDVSGLGAYTEAGQVIPVQFNGEEGDYVHSMYVDNFPAIASGRELTAYPKKLGAPKLYTDSDTLVGTLDYGTLRVATATMGYKHVEMDKELAKREICRPNFMIKIATDYTGNLRICDLIRTQITDIKVKEAWTGPARLQLFEHALAPLADLPVLEVVSASHILTNLTLNAAQPVYNYLEEK encoded by the coding sequence ATGAAAATCGATGTGAATAACATAGCTAAAAATCTGAATACACCCCTAACGGCTCCGGCATACCCAATGCCACCGTACAAATTCGTGAATCGTGAATACTTGAATATTATTTACCGAACCGATGAAAAAGCGTTGCGAGCAGCCGTGCCAGAGCCTCTGGAAATTACGGAACCTTTGGTTAAATTTGAAGTGATGTGGATGCCGGATGTTTCTGGACTGGGTGCTTATACCGAAGCTGGACAAGTTATCCCTGTGCAATTTAATGGGGAGGAAGGCGATTATGTGCATTCAATGTACGTAGACAATTTCCCCGCGATTGCGAGTGGTCGAGAGCTCACTGCCTATCCGAAAAAGCTGGGCGCACCCAAGTTGTATACCGATTCGGATACACTTGTTGGCACACTTGATTATGGAACACTGCGTGTAGCCACGGCAACGATGGGCTATAAACATGTGGAGATGGATAAGGAGCTCGCCAAACGTGAAATATGCCGACCTAATTTTATGATTAAGATTGCTACGGACTATACCGGGAATTTAAGAATATGTGATCTGATCCGAACTCAAATTACGGATATTAAAGTGAAAGAGGCCTGGACAGGACCTGCCCGGCTTCAACTGTTCGAACATGCATTGGCACCTCTTGCAGATCTGCCTGTGTTGGAAGTGGTGTCCGCTTCTCATATCCTTACGAACCTAACCTTAAACGCTGCACAACCTGTATATAACTATCTGGAAGAGAAATAA
- a CDS encoding LysR family transcriptional regulator, with translation MELLQLKYFQTVAYTEHISKAAAQLNIAQPSLSLTIKRLEDELGTPLFHRRGRNIQLNSSGEILLKHVNRIFIEIENAEMEIKAEEKQISNTIRISITNTRFLTGLISDYINDSPETKLHQGIGTRSEIITGLKKGDMHLGITGHPIQDEEIESVVLVEEDIVLVVPMNHAYGGETSISLNVVANEPFISLADNKEYSRFTTMLCEKAGFLPNLAFEVDSHTLLEIIRLNQGVALLPISVCRALGLRYVKIDDDSAIYPISLSWVKQKWLSPAVGEFRDFITSYYEDHAGLFKVE, from the coding sequence ATGGAGTTGCTTCAGCTCAAATACTTTCAGACCGTTGCCTATACTGAACATATCTCTAAGGCAGCTGCGCAATTGAATATTGCTCAACCTTCCCTAAGCTTGACGATTAAAAGACTTGAGGATGAACTGGGTACCCCCTTATTTCATAGGAGAGGACGAAATATTCAATTGAATTCCTCAGGTGAAATTTTATTGAAACATGTGAACAGGATTTTTATTGAAATTGAAAATGCAGAGATGGAGATTAAAGCGGAGGAAAAGCAGATCTCCAATACGATCAGGATCTCGATTACCAATACCCGATTCCTCACTGGACTTATTAGTGACTATATCAACGATTCCCCCGAAACCAAGCTTCATCAAGGTATTGGGACTCGTAGTGAAATTATTACAGGATTGAAGAAAGGCGACATGCATCTGGGCATTACGGGGCATCCGATTCAGGATGAGGAGATTGAGAGTGTTGTCCTGGTCGAGGAGGATATTGTTCTGGTTGTGCCCATGAATCATGCATACGGCGGAGAAACAAGCATCTCATTAAATGTTGTTGCAAATGAGCCCTTTATTTCCCTTGCCGATAATAAGGAGTACAGCCGATTTACCACCATGCTCTGTGAAAAAGCAGGCTTCCTGCCCAACCTTGCATTTGAGGTTGATTCTCATACCCTGCTTGAAATTATCAGGCTTAATCAGGGTGTTGCATTACTTCCGATCTCCGTGTGTAGAGCACTGGGGTTACGTTATGTAAAAATTGATGATGATTCAGCTATATATCCAATTAGCCTCTCCTGGGTCAAACAAAAATGGTTATCTCCTGCTGTTGGGGAATTTCGTGATTTCATTACTTCGTACTATGAAGACCATGCTGGCTTGTTTAAAGTGGAGTAG
- a CDS encoding cytosine deaminase, with amino-acid sequence MIIQNAKLRGKEGLWNIVVKDGKFERITQSLEVNDNEEVLDVNGSLVLPPFIEPHIHLDTTLTAGEPEWNLSGTLFEGIQRWSERKAFLTHEDVKTRSKTALKWQLAQGIQHVRTHVDVTDPSLIAVKAMLEVKEEMSPYMDIQLVAFPQEGIHSYPNGAELLEESLKMGVDVVGGIPHFEFTREYGVDSMKVAFDLAEKYDRLIDIHCDEIDDEQSRFVEVVAKEAYERGLGSRTTASHTTAMGSYNDAYTYKLFRLLKMADLNFVSNPLVNIHLQGRFDTYPKRRGLTRVKELQEAGLNVCFGHDDIFDPWYPLGTGNMLQVLHMGIHASQLLGYDQIVNSIDLITKNSARTLHIEDVYGVEEGKPANFIVLEAENEYEAVRKQSGVLYSFRGGRKIAESKPRDTSIIFEGGTEKVTFNK; translated from the coding sequence ATGATTATACAGAACGCAAAATTGCGGGGTAAAGAAGGACTATGGAATATCGTTGTGAAAGACGGGAAGTTCGAACGAATCACACAATCGCTGGAAGTGAACGACAATGAGGAAGTCCTGGATGTCAACGGATCGCTTGTCCTGCCACCGTTCATTGAACCTCATATTCATCTCGATACAACGCTAACCGCAGGCGAGCCGGAATGGAATCTAAGCGGAACACTGTTCGAAGGCATTCAGCGCTGGTCAGAGCGCAAGGCTTTCTTGACACATGAGGATGTCAAAACACGTTCCAAAACGGCATTGAAATGGCAATTGGCACAGGGTATCCAACATGTGCGGACACATGTAGACGTTACCGATCCAAGCTTGATCGCCGTTAAAGCCATGCTTGAAGTAAAAGAAGAAATGTCTCCATATATGGATATCCAGCTTGTTGCTTTTCCGCAGGAAGGCATTCACTCTTATCCAAACGGTGCAGAGTTGCTGGAAGAGTCGTTAAAAATGGGCGTTGATGTAGTCGGCGGCATTCCACACTTTGAATTCACACGTGAATACGGCGTTGATTCAATGAAAGTTGCGTTTGATCTGGCCGAAAAATACGATCGTCTCATCGATATCCATTGCGATGAAATCGATGATGAGCAATCCCGTTTTGTTGAAGTCGTTGCCAAGGAGGCTTACGAGCGTGGACTGGGTTCACGCACAACGGCAAGCCACACAACAGCGATGGGGTCATACAATGACGCTTATACGTACAAATTGTTCCGTCTGCTGAAGATGGCTGATTTGAACTTTGTCTCCAATCCCCTGGTCAACATTCACCTGCAAGGACGCTTCGACACGTATCCGAAGAGAAGAGGGCTTACGCGTGTCAAAGAGTTGCAGGAAGCAGGTCTGAATGTATGTTTCGGCCATGATGACATCTTCGATCCGTGGTATCCGCTCGGCACAGGCAACATGCTTCAAGTGCTGCATATGGGGATTCACGCTTCCCAGTTGCTTGGTTATGACCAGATCGTGAATTCAATCGACCTTATTACGAAAAACAGTGCAAGAACGTTACACATCGAGGATGTATACGGTGTTGAAGAAGGCAAACCTGCCAACTTCATCGTACTTGAAGCAGAGAATGAATATGAGGCTGTTCGCAAACAATCCGGCGTACTTTATTCCTTCAGAGGTGGCCGTAAAATCGCGGAATCGAAGCCACGAGATACATCCATCATTTTTGAGGGCGGTACAGAGAAGGTTACTTTCAATAAATAA
- a CDS encoding AraC family transcriptional regulator, translated as MQMASLYIQLQQRDLLQLTPLEETNHHNPSTKSKDANEYTLLITLDHGIRLLTNNISQDLSQGSCILLPTQQSYILKTIKEQANVARLTFLAFQVDQLTLLPACPPLILGFPYRLSLSNIKLALAGEDWVAPSLLQSNKQNRLQEKKYPSTHHSKLAVTQARLQLILGLMAQLESAPPPVQSDQAVQRTLSYMEQHYYEDLTVEFLAEMAGMVRWQYSKLFKLMTGKKPTDYLTELRVQHAKRLLSSSTETLREISRQVGFKDEYYFSRRFHQLTGHPPREYANILRRTRQRTITDSLGRQISLPDAAVRIVATGTNTLGELLAIGIHPVGAGITTMKSQVIYRNKLHHIPDIGLQGAPEQVSLLKPDLILLGNYSEQQLPRLDAIAPTIVYRESTSTFERLRYIAGLFGRSRTAEQWIDRYEDSVRRIRRQLADDYIAGERATVYLMLGKNIYVMGQTGFAATLYESLGFRPTESVNQLIVDGRPWIQIDFNKITQYTGDRNFVMVPQEEMNVHIPSTLQSLVGMLAPSKVHIVEAGWNYDDPLTRERLLTVLPSIFAKDRLALVPANIKK; from the coding sequence ATGCAAATGGCTTCCCTATACATCCAACTGCAGCAGCGTGATCTGCTTCAACTCACACCACTTGAGGAAACCAATCATCATAATCCATCAACCAAGAGCAAGGATGCCAATGAATATACACTGCTTATTACTCTGGATCATGGAATTCGCCTGTTGACGAACAACATTTCGCAAGATCTGAGCCAAGGTAGTTGTATTCTTCTCCCTACTCAGCAATCCTACATACTTAAAACGATAAAAGAGCAAGCGAATGTAGCTCGGTTGACCTTTCTTGCTTTTCAGGTGGATCAGTTGACTCTGCTTCCGGCTTGCCCTCCTCTTATTCTGGGCTTTCCTTACAGGCTATCTCTTTCTAATATAAAATTGGCATTGGCAGGAGAGGACTGGGTAGCTCCATCCCTTTTGCAATCCAACAAGCAAAATCGGTTGCAGGAAAAAAAATACCCTTCTACTCATCATTCAAAATTAGCAGTTACTCAGGCTCGCCTGCAACTGATACTTGGCCTGATGGCTCAGCTAGAAAGCGCTCCTCCGCCAGTGCAAAGTGATCAAGCGGTACAGCGTACACTCAGCTATATGGAACAGCACTATTACGAAGATCTGACGGTAGAGTTCTTGGCCGAAATGGCCGGCATGGTTCGATGGCAATATAGCAAATTGTTTAAGTTGATGACGGGTAAGAAGCCGACGGACTACCTGACAGAGCTCAGGGTCCAGCATGCTAAAAGGCTACTGTCCAGTTCTACCGAGACTTTACGTGAAATATCCCGACAAGTCGGTTTTAAGGATGAGTACTATTTCAGTCGTCGCTTTCATCAGCTCACAGGACACCCTCCACGGGAATACGCCAATATACTAAGGCGGACCAGGCAAAGAACGATCACGGATTCCCTTGGCAGGCAGATTTCCCTCCCTGATGCGGCTGTACGAATCGTGGCCACAGGTACCAATACCCTTGGTGAGTTACTTGCTATCGGTATCCACCCAGTCGGTGCGGGTATAACTACAATGAAATCACAAGTCATATATCGAAACAAACTGCATCACATCCCGGATATTGGACTACAAGGTGCACCGGAACAAGTCTCCCTGCTTAAGCCTGATCTTATACTGCTAGGCAACTATAGTGAGCAGCAGTTACCTCGTCTGGATGCCATTGCCCCAACCATCGTCTATCGCGAATCAACCAGCACTTTTGAGCGTCTTCGTTATATTGCGGGTCTTTTCGGTCGAAGCAGAACGGCTGAACAGTGGATCGACCGCTATGAGGATAGTGTCAGGAGGATCCGGCGACAATTGGCGGATGATTATATTGCTGGAGAACGAGCTACTGTCTATCTGATGCTAGGCAAGAATATATATGTTATGGGACAGACGGGATTTGCCGCTACCCTGTATGAATCACTTGGCTTTCGACCCACTGAATCCGTAAATCAGCTGATCGTTGATGGCAGACCGTGGATACAAATCGATTTTAATAAAATCACGCAATACACTGGAGACCGAAATTTCGTGATGGTACCTCAGGAGGAGATGAATGTACATATCCCTTCTACGCTCCAAAGTTTGGTTGGAATGCTGGCACCCAGTAAAGTACATATAGTAGAAGCTGGCTGGAACTACGACGATCCCCTTACTCGTGAGAGGTTATTGACGGTTCTACCCTCTATTTTTGCTAAGGATAGACTGGCCCTTGTGCCAGCAAATATAAAAAAATAA
- a CDS encoding ketopantoate reductase family protein, whose translation MRIAIVGAGSLGTIVGAYLADGGLDVELIDAYQEHVNALNQTGAKVTGTTEFQAKVKAITPDQKSGQYDLVLLLTKQLYNDSILQELLPFLKEDSMVLSLQNGIPEEKVASIVGEKRVIAGSVEFGATFIEPGVSSLTTEYTQFKQYAFQIGELNGEITERIQRVKSVLDLVGGTHISDNLVGTKWSKLLINNAFSGLSAALNGEYGDIIDHEAGIVSAAHIADETIKVARANGVTLVKMNGFDIASLELKSEEDIPERVKTLRYVMEPSRLLKASMLQDLEKKRKTEIDYINGVVSSRAKGTGIATPYNDLVVQLVKSAEETQTVPDFDTNIKAFEELLSAQK comes from the coding sequence ATGAGAATTGCAATTGTAGGGGCAGGTTCTTTGGGAACCATCGTAGGGGCATACCTTGCAGATGGCGGACTTGACGTTGAGTTAATTGATGCATATCAGGAACATGTAAATGCTCTAAATCAGACAGGTGCTAAAGTAACGGGTACCACAGAGTTTCAGGCCAAAGTAAAAGCCATTACTCCTGATCAAAAATCAGGACAATATGACCTCGTGTTACTTTTAACCAAACAACTTTATAACGATTCCATTCTTCAGGAACTACTTCCATTCTTGAAAGAAGACAGTATGGTATTGTCCTTGCAGAACGGGATTCCGGAAGAAAAAGTGGCGTCCATCGTGGGTGAAAAAAGAGTTATCGCTGGCTCCGTTGAATTTGGCGCTACGTTCATTGAACCAGGTGTATCAAGTCTGACTACCGAGTATACTCAATTTAAACAGTATGCTTTTCAGATTGGCGAATTAAATGGTGAAATCACCGAACGAATTCAACGCGTGAAATCGGTGTTGGACCTTGTGGGCGGAACACATATTTCCGATAACCTGGTTGGAACCAAATGGTCCAAGTTGTTGATTAACAATGCCTTCAGTGGTTTATCGGCTGCATTGAATGGTGAGTACGGGGACATTATTGATCATGAAGCCGGCATAGTTAGTGCAGCTCATATAGCGGACGAAACGATTAAAGTTGCTCGCGCCAATGGAGTGACATTGGTTAAAATGAATGGATTCGACATCGCTTCACTTGAACTGAAAAGCGAAGAAGACATCCCTGAACGGGTGAAAACTCTACGCTACGTGATGGAGCCCTCCAGACTGCTCAAAGCAAGCATGCTTCAAGATCTGGAGAAAAAACGCAAAACGGAGATTGATTATATTAACGGGGTTGTGTCAAGCAGAGCAAAAGGTACCGGTATTGCGACACCTTATAATGATTTAGTTGTGCAACTGGTCAAATCTGCTGAAGAAACTCAAACCGTTCCTGATTTTGACACGAATATTAAAGCTTTTGAAGAACTATTAAGTGCACAAAAATAA
- the codB gene encoding cytosine permease yields MSKQDQEFSWQAVPKSQRNHFWKTLSVMLGFTFFSASMLAGGTLGVSLTFMEFIGIVLAGNLVLGIYTGALAHIAAKTGLSTHLLAKYAFGAKGSYLPSFLLGFTQVGWFGVGVAMFAIPVAKAMDWNVYLLIIVFGLAMTASAIFGMKSLVILGYIAVPAIAILGGYSMFEGAGSLGGLQGLLDYTPTQSLTAAAALTICIGSFISGGTLTPDFARFSRTSKQAVTATVIAFFLGNSLMFLFGAVGAMAYNLADISEVMFLQGLIIPAIIVLGLNIWTTNDNALYASGLGFANITKISKKFFVIVNGIVGTVFAMWMYNNFVSFLNVLGAAVPSIGAIIIADYFIVKRRNYKPFADMSFKNVNWVAMAAWAIGVAFAQLAPGVTPLNALLGTAVAYIILMLIVPAKESKEMGKINDYTERKIAG; encoded by the coding sequence ATGAGCAAACAAGATCAAGAGTTTTCATGGCAAGCTGTGCCGAAATCGCAAAGAAACCACTTTTGGAAGACGTTATCCGTCATGCTCGGTTTCACATTTTTCTCAGCCAGTATGCTGGCAGGAGGGACGTTGGGCGTAAGCTTGACGTTCATGGAGTTCATTGGCATCGTGCTTGCAGGCAATCTGGTGCTCGGTATCTATACAGGGGCACTGGCACATATCGCTGCCAAAACGGGCCTGTCCACACATTTGCTTGCTAAATATGCGTTCGGTGCAAAAGGGTCGTATCTGCCTTCGTTCCTGCTAGGATTCACACAGGTTGGATGGTTCGGAGTCGGCGTAGCCATGTTCGCGATTCCGGTCGCCAAAGCTATGGATTGGAACGTGTACCTGTTGATTATCGTGTTTGGACTTGCCATGACAGCGTCAGCCATCTTCGGCATGAAGTCACTCGTCATTCTCGGATATATCGCGGTTCCTGCGATTGCCATTCTCGGTGGTTACTCCATGTTCGAAGGTGCAGGTTCGCTGGGTGGTCTACAAGGGTTGCTTGATTACACGCCGACTCAGTCGCTTACCGCGGCGGCAGCATTAACGATCTGTATCGGATCATTCATAAGCGGCGGAACGCTGACACCCGATTTTGCCCGGTTTTCACGGACATCCAAACAGGCCGTTACCGCAACAGTTATTGCATTCTTTCTGGGTAACTCACTCATGTTTCTCTTCGGTGCAGTTGGAGCAATGGCCTATAACCTAGCCGATATCTCAGAGGTCATGTTCCTGCAAGGATTAATCATCCCAGCAATCATCGTTTTGGGCTTGAATATCTGGACCACAAACGATAATGCACTGTACGCTTCAGGTCTTGGTTTTGCCAACATCACCAAAATTTCGAAGAAATTCTTCGTCATCGTTAACGGCATCGTTGGTACTGTATTCGCGATGTGGATGTACAACAATTTCGTCAGTTTCCTAAACGTACTTGGCGCGGCGGTACCATCCATCGGGGCCATTATTATCGCAGATTACTTCATTGTAAAACGTAGAAACTATAAGCCATTTGCCGACATGTCATTCAAAAATGTAAACTGGGTAGCGATGGCCGCATGGGCCATCGGCGTGGCATTCGCCCAACTGGCTCCTGGCGTAACACCATTGAACGCACTGCTTGGTACAGCAGTAGCCTATATCATCTTGATGCTGATTGTTCCTGCGAAAGAATCCAAAGAAATGGGGAAAATAAATGATTATACAGAACGCAAAATTGCGGGGTAA
- a CDS encoding metalloregulator ArsR/SmtB family transcription factor — protein sequence MDSIQEAADKLKLLGDKTRLTILTLLKEREWCVCEFVEILDMSQPGISQHLRKLKDQGLVKESKRGQWVYYSLNVENTPYIKSVLEFMPDSVEILKSLNKENYTSTCN from the coding sequence ATGGATTCAATTCAAGAAGCAGCTGATAAGCTAAAATTGTTGGGTGACAAAACACGTCTTACGATACTTACACTCCTCAAGGAACGTGAATGGTGCGTATGTGAATTTGTAGAAATTTTGGACATGTCACAACCGGGCATTAGTCAGCATTTACGCAAGTTGAAAGATCAAGGGTTGGTTAAGGAGAGCAAACGCGGTCAGTGGGTATATTACTCTTTGAATGTAGAGAATACACCTTATATCAAGTCAGTCTTGGAATTCATGCCGGATTCGGTGGAGATCCTTAAGTCTTTAAACAAAGAGAACTATACTTCAACGTGTAATTAA